DNA from Chryseobacterium wanjuense:
TTCTTGAAAGTTCAGATATTCCGCATCCGGCTTTGGAAGCCCTTTTCACTATCGATGAAGAGACAGGGATGACGGGAGCGTTGGGGTTGAAACCCGGACAATTAACCGGAGATATTTTATTAAACCTTGATACAGAAGAGGACGACGAAATCGATATAGGCTGCGCCGGCGGAATTGACGTAACGATCACTCAAACCTACGAAGTTGAGCCTGCAAAAGGCCAGATTGTAAGATTTGAAGTAAAAGGTCTTCAGGGCGGTCACTCCGGGATGGATATTCACAAGGGATTAGGAAATTCCAATATTATCTTAGGAAGATTGCTGTACACGGCTTTAGATAAAGAAAACATTCAGTTGATTTCTATTGATGGAGGCGGATTGAGAAATGCCATTCCAAGAGAAGCTGTTGCGATTGTTTCTGTGAGGAATGCCAATGAATTTATCGAAGAATTGACAACCGGTCTTAAAAAAGAAATTTTAGAAGAATTTGCTACCATTGAACCTGGAATTCAGATTAATATCGAAAATTCTACTACATCTGAAAAGGCCATTTCAGAAGCGGATTCGAAAAAAATTATTTTAACTTTAAAAGCACTTCACAACGGAGTTTACAGAATGAGCCCGGATGTAAAAGATCTTGTGGAATCATCTAATAACGTTGCAAGAGTAGAATTAAAAAGCGGTGCACTTAAAATTTTAAACCTTTCCCGCTCTTCTGTAGAATCTACAAAATATTCAGTTGCAGAACAGTTGAAATCCGTTGCAGAATTAGCAGGAATGAATACCGAATTCAGTGGTTCATATCCGGGATGGAAACCAAAACCGGGTTCTGAAATCGTACAGCTGATGGAGAAAATCTATGTTGAAAAATTCACCGAAAAGCCACACGTCGTAGCTTGTCACGCAGGTTTGGAATGCGGAATCATTGGTGCAAATTATCCTGAAATGGAAATGGTAAGTTTCGGACCGACCATCAGAGGAGCACATTCTCCGGATGAAAAGGCAAACATCCCATCTACACAGAAATTCTGGACTTTCCTGAAAGATATTTTGGCGAATATTCCTTCAAAATAAGAATATAAAATTGCTATATTTAATATCCAAAGTCGCTTTGATTTTGGATATTCTTTTTTCAAATTGATACAATGACAAAAAAATTACTTTTAATCTTTGGCTTGCTACTTTTTAGTAAACATTTTTCTCAATCAGAAAAATTAATTGGTGAGTGGTTTCTTGATCGAACGGTAAAGTCTGACGGAAATAATTTAGAAATTAACAATCCTAAATATTCAATGTTCCTCACCTATAAAATTAATCCTAATGAATTAATGATTAATAACATTAAGTTTAAAGCCAAATTTTCTGTAGATCAAATAAAACTTGATAACAGAAATTTTAAATATTGGTTTGAAAAAGATTATTTATTAATTCAGGAAGGAAATGAAATTTCTCTATTTTTAAAAGCAGATAATTTTATAAAGAAATACCCCGAATTTGAACCCAAAGTTGAGATAAGAAATAATGACAGCGTAATAGTTGCTAATCAAATCATTCATCCGATATTTAATAACGAAAAAACTTTTGATGATTTTATAATACCGCTTATGACTCAAGAATCCTCAAAAAATATGAATGATTTATATTTTAATGCGGAGTATATTTTAACAAAAGATAATAAAATTACTGATATTAAAATTATAAATAAACGCACTCCACAATATGATTCTCAGTTTATTCAGGCATTAAAAAAAGCTGAAAAGTATTACGAAAATCCTTACAAAAAAAATTTACTTATAGTCGAAGAAAAACATTTCCTGAAATGGTATGATGATTTAAAAGACAATTCAGAAAAAGAGTTACATAATTATATATATGAGGGATCCGGATTTTATGATAATAATAATTTTGAAAAAGCAATAGAAAAGCTTAGTAAAATTGACCAATTGGACATTAAAGACAATAAATTTATGATGAATATTCATGATGCTTATATAAAATTAGGAATATCATATCTTGCTCTAGGTAAAAATGATCAGGCTTGTATAAATTTTAGAAAAGCAGGTAATTTAACAGATTTTGCAGTAAGAAATTATTTAAAAGATTTTTGTAAATAATATGAAAAATATCACAGTATTTTGCGGCTCAAGTTTCGGCTCAGATCCTATTTTTGAAGAGCAGGCAATCTTGCTTGGGCAAACATTGGCAAAACAAAATATACAACTGGTTTATGGCGGTTCAAACACAGGCCTAATGAAAGCAGTTGCAGACGGCGCATTGAACGAAGGCGGAAAAGTAACCGGCGTTCTCCCCCACTTTTTACAATCCAAAGAAATTGCCCATAAAAGCCTCACTGAATTGATTCTGGTAGAAACCATGCACGAAAGAAAAACCAAAATGAATGAACTGTGCGACGGTGTCATCGTCCTTCCCGGCGGTTATGGAACTTTGGAAGAGTTTTTCGAGATGATCACCTGGGCGCAACTCGGCCTTCACAAAAAACCAATTGGAATTTTGAATATCAATGGATTTTATGATGATTTGATTAGACTTGTCCAGACCATGGTCGATAAAGGATTTTTAAAACAAATCAATCGCGATATGCTGCTGATCAGTGATAATATTGATGAGCTCTTGGAGAAGATGCGAAATTATGAGGCTCCGAGTGTTGGGAAGTGGATTTCGAAAGAGGAAGTTTAAAATTATTTACCTATATTTTATTAAACAAAAAATCATTAATTTTGATTTAAATATTAAAAATTATGAATTTAGAAGCACGTAAAATATCGCTTGTTCAAGAATTCTTGAGGATTGATAATGAGAAAATAATCAGTGCTTTAGAAAATGTACTTCATAAAATTAAATCTGAGAATTTTGATGAAAATTTAAAACCTATGTCTCTAAATCAATTTAATGAGGAAATTGATAAAGCAATTGAAGATGAAAATAAGGACCGATTGATTAATACTAAAGATTTAAAAGATAAAATCCAAAAATGGGATTAGAAATTCTTTGGTCACAATTTGCAGAAGATAAGTTGTATGATATTTTTCACTACTATAAATTTAAAGCGGGTATAAAAATTGCGAAAAAAATAGTCAATGAAATTGTTGATAAAACTTTAATTTTAGAGCAGAATAGTCAGGCTGGACAAATTGAAGAATTATTAATTGAGAGAAAACAGGAATTTAGATATTTAGTCTCTGGAAATTATAAAATTATCTATTATATCAATCTGAAAACCAAAAGGATTATCATTGCAAATGTTTTTGACACAAGACAAAATCCTTTAAAATTAAATGAAACCAAATAATTCAATTTTTGATTATAACAACAACAAAAACTCCCGAAGAAAATCTTCAGGAGTTTTTTATATAATTTAAATAAAATTTTCTAAGGATAAGGAGCAATTTCCACTTCAAGACCTTCCATGTTCATTGCCATGTGTAATTGACAACCCAATCTACTGTTTTCTTTCACATGGAAAGCTTCGGCAAGCATCGCATCTTCTTCATCTCCCATCGGCTCAAGTCCAGGATCGTTAATTACATAAACCTGACAAGAAGCACACATAGCCATCCCACCACATACTCCGATTGTTCCTTCTTCTGCCAATTCATATGAACGGATGATTTCCATTAAGTTCATGGACATATCCGTTGGAGCAATAACATCGTGAGTTACACCTTCTCTATCGGTGATTTTTATATTGATATCTGACATAATTTTGCAAAATTAGTCAATTTTTTTCACAACAGCTTTCTCAGCTTCTTTTCTACTTCCGTCGAATCCGTCTACACCGCTTACCGTTGTGTATTTCAGTACATATTTTTTACCAGGATTCAATCTGTTGTAGACACTTTGGCACATCAATGTTGCCTCATGGAAACCACAAAGAATCAATTTTAATTTTCCTGGATAGGTATTGATATCTCCGATAGCGTAAATCCCGTCGATATTGGTCTGATAGTCTAAAGCATTATTTACAACAATAGCATTTTTCTCGATATTCAGTCCCCAGTTTCCGATTTCACCCAATTTTGGAGTCAATCCGAATAAAGGAATAAAATAATCGGTTTCGATGTCGTAAGCTTCCTGCCCATCAACTTCTACTGTGATCCCTTCAACTTTTCCGTCACCTTTGATTGCTGTAACTTCTGCAGGAGTAATTAATTTAATTTTACCCTGATTTTTCAGTTCCTGAACTTTCTCTACAGAATCCAAAGCTCCTCTGAACTCGTTTCTTCTGTGGATTAAAGTTACCTCACTCGCCACATTCGACAGGAAAATACTCCAGTCAAGCGCAGAATCTCCTCCACCGGCAATTACCACTTTTTTATTTCTGAAATGTTCAGGTTCTTTCACAAAATATTCAAGACCTTTTTCTTCGTAGTCTGCAATGTTTTCGATGGTTGGCTTTCTAGGCTCAAAAGTTCCCAAACCTCCCGCGATAGCGATGGCTTTAGCTCTGTGAACAGTTCCTTTATTAGTAACAACTTCAAACCATTCGTCATCTACTTTTGTATAAGAAACAGCTGTTTCCCCCAAAGTGAACCCCGGCTGAAACTGCTTGATCTGCTCCATTAAATTATCTACCAATTCACCAGCATTTACAGAAGGATAACCAGGAATATCGAAAATAGGTTTTTTAGGATAAAGCTCAGCCAACTGTCCTCCCGGCTGAGGAAGTGCATCGATAATGTGACACTTCATTTTTAATAGACCAGCTTCAAAAACTGCAAAAAGCCCGGTAGGTCCCGCACCTATGATCAATATATCAGTAGTTATCATATTCGTAAAGATAATTTAATTATACTTGTAGCTGCAAATTTACTAATTTTAATGCGAAGCATATTTAATTCAGTCTAAATAAAAAACTGAGATTTGTCAAATATCCCTAAAATTTTAAAGATTTTAAATTTGGCAGTGTTTTTGTAAAAACTCTAACTATGAAGAAACTTTTAAGTCTTTTAACAATATTTGTATTCTATTTAGGATTTGCCCAGATAGATAATATTGCCGATGGAGAGTCCATCAAATTCAGAATTCACTACGGATTCCTGAACGCCGGGACAGCTACTCTCGTGACACAAAAAACAACTTATAAAGGTGTCCCGCATCTTTATGCCAAAGGAACGGGTGAAACTACCGGAGCTGTAAAAGCCTTTTTCAAAGTGGAAGATTTGTACGAAAGTTTCATTAATGTACAGACCGGACTTCCTAGTTTTTATGTAAGAAATGTAAAGGAAGGAAGCTACCGCCAGCATTTTGAAACGGTTTTCAATCACGATAACAATACCCTTATTTTAACGGATAAAAAAACTCCCGCCAACGGATCAAAAGTCATTAAATCGGTAAAAGGAGTTCAGGATATGCTTTCATGTTTTTATTATTTAAGAAGCAAAAGCCCAAGTGAATTAAAACCAGGAACAGTAATGAACATGAATGTCTGGATCGATGATGAAATGTTTCCTTTCCAGCTGAAAGTAGTAGGAACTGAAAACCTGAAAACGAAATTCGGAACCATTAATTGTTTAAAAATTATTCCTTCCGTAAAAAGCGGCAGGGTTTTTAAAGAAAAAGAAGGCGTGACGATGTGGGTTTCCAATGATGCCAATCACATCCCGATGCTCTTGAAAGCCGAACTGGCAGTAGGTTCCTTAAAAGCAAGTATAGATGAGATAAAGAATGTAAAATATCCTTTAAAATTCTCAAAATAAACATATAAGGTCTGTTTAAACTAACTAAAAAAATTTAACCACAAAAGATACAAAAGATCAACATATTAGTTAGCTATCTTAAAAATAAAAGCTTACAAAAGACTAAAAATCAAAGATTTTTAAAACTTCTATGTTCTTGTTTGCAGTTTAATAATAAGCTTAAAATAATTACTGTATTAATCTTTTGTATCTTTTGTGGTTAAAATGAAAAGCTTAAACAAGTTCACTGTAGTTTTTTCAAAATCATGAAATGTCTGTACAATTTACAGACATTTTTTTTGTGGTATGTAATAGATTTCAAAACTTAATTGTCTTCTTTGTATAAACGCTAAGACCTAAGACCATGAAAACTCAATTGATGATTCTTTTTATTGTTTTACTTTCGGTTTTCACCTTTGCCCAGAAAAAGGAGAACGACAATATTGTAAGAAAAAAAATAGTGATCACAAAAACAGCTTCCTCTCCAAAAATTGATGGAATTCTAGATGATGCAGAATGGCAAAATGCCCCGGTTGCGACCAATTTTATCGAAAGAAATCCCAACAATGGAAAGCCACAAGCCGATTCTATAAAAACGGAAGTTAAAATTTTATATGATGATACGGGAATTTATTTTGGAGCACAGATGTACGACCCGACTCCCGGAAAAATCGCCAAAGAACTTACAGAAAGAGACGGCATCAGCAATGATGATTTTTTTGGAGTTGCCTTAAACGGGTATAATGATAAACAGCAAAGTTTAGAATTTGTAGTGACGGCAGCCGGAGTTCAGTTTGATGCAAAATTAACAACCGACGGTGAAGATGACACATGGAATTCTATCTGGTACAGTGGCGCAAAAATCAATGAAAAAGGCTGGTCTGCAGAAATAAAAATTCCTTATTCTGAATTGAGGTTTCCGAAAAGCAATGTGCAGGAATGGGGAATGAATATTTTCCGAAGAATTCAGAGGATTAAAGCGTCTTATGACTGGAATTTTGTAGACAATGCCAAGAATTCTTATACTTTATTCGACGGGGTTTTGCAGGGTATTGAAAACATTAATCCTCCTACACGATTGTCATTTACGCCTTATTTTTCGACTTACGTTAATAGTTTTGACGGAAAAACAACAGCCAATTTCAATGGAGGAATGGATGTAAAATACGGAATTAATGATGCTTTCACATTTGATATGACCTTGATTCCTGATTTTGGGCAGGCCAATTTTGATAATTCTATTTTAAATTTAACCCCTTTTGAACAGCAGTTTTCCGAGCAGAGAACATTCTTTACCGAGGGAACCGAATTGTTCAGCAAAGGCGGAATGTTTTATTCAAGAAGAGTTGGCGGTGAACCGACAGCTTATCCGACGATCTCAGCGAATGAGGAAGTTACAGAGTATCCTTCAAAAGTAAAATTATTTAATGCTTTTAAAATTTCCGGAAGAACGAAAAAAGGTCTGGGAATAGGATTTTTCAACGGAGTTACCCAGAGAATGGAAGCTACGATTGTAAATAATGAAACCGGTGAAACAAGAAAAGAAGTCGTAGAACCCTGGACGAATTACAATGTTCTGGTTTTTGATCAAAGATTCAACGGGAATTCTTCTGTATCACTGGTGAATACGAATGTAACAAGAGACGGCAGTTTTCGTGATGCCAATGCAACGGGAATTCTCTGGGACCTCAACAATAAGAAAAACACCTACAAAACCTTCGGAAGCCTGAAAGGAAGCTGGGTGATGAATGGTGAAACAAAATTCGGTACTCGCGGCGAAGCAGGTTTCGAAAAAATTGCAGGAAAACATCGTTTTTCGATCAACGGAAATGTGACGACAAAAGACTGGGATATCAATGATGTAGGGTTTTCTACCAAAACTAATTTTGCGAATTATAATGTCTGGTACGGTTACAGGATTTTGCAGCCTACAAAGACTTTTAATAATATTTATCTGAATTTTAATCTAAATTATTACCACCGATTAGAACCATTTATTTTCCAGAATTTTGTTTTTAATCATAATAATAGTTTTACAGATAAAAACTTCAGAAACTTCGGGGGCGGAATTGAATTTACCCCACTCGGACAAAACGATATTTATGAACCGAGAACCTTCGGAAGACACCTTAAAGTTCCGGGATATTTTGATTCGTGGGTTTGGTTTGAAAGTGATACGCGGAAAAAACTTCAGTATAATTTTACCGTAGATTATTATGCTTTTGACCAAAAAGGGAGAAATCAAATCTTTACCAACTTCGGATTGCGTTACAGGTTTTCAGATAAATTCAATGTAAACTGGAGCTTTAACCCTAGTTTCAGCAATAATGAAACAGGCTTTGCCGGAAAAAACGATACGGATATCTTTATCGGAAGAAGACAGAGAAATACGTATGAAAATGCTTTAACCTCAAAATATACTTTTAACGAAAAAATCGCACTTACCCTTACTTTCAGACATTATTTTTCGGATGTTACCTATAAGCAATTTTATACTCTCAATCAGGATGGAAGCCTTACCAATACAGATAATTTCACCAATAATCTCAACGGAACTTACAACGCCTGGAATGTAGACCTGCGATTTTCCTGGTGGTTTGCTCCGGGAAGTCAGCTGACTTTATTATACAGAAATGCCACTTCCAATTATCTGGATATATCGAGACTGAACGTGACAAAAAATTACGATATGCTTTTCAGTGAACCCACCGTGAATAATTTTTCTTTAAAACTGACATACTTTTTAGACTACAACAGAATAAAAAACTGGACAAAGAAGAAAAATAAAAGTTGATCGTACATCAATGACCGTAGTAAATTTTTTTAATAAACTCGTTTTTAATTACGTTTTGTTTCTTAGGTCAGTAATTAAAAACAAAAGAACCTCCGAAAGTTTTCGGAGGTTTAATTTTTTTAGTATCATTTGTGGTGTTAGAGATCTTTGATTCTTTCTCATCATTTGTGTTTCTTGAGAAACCAAAGATCATCTTAGTTGTCTTTTCTAAATAATTTTTTTTTATCCTTTTTGTTGATACAAAGATAGGGGCAGAACAATATTCGATCCCAATAAATATTGTCGATATATATCGCATGGCTCGTAGATATTTATCGACACCATTTTAAACCAAAAAAAAGAACTTCCAAACTGGAAGTTCTTCCTCAATATAGTCTTTTGTAAGGGGGACCTTTGATTCTTTCTCATCATTTGTGTTTGGGGAGAAACCAAAGATCATCTTATAGTCTTTTTAAATAATTTTTTTTTATCCTTTTTGTTGATACAAAGATAGGGGCAGAACAATATTCAATCCCAATAAATACTGTCGATATATATCGCTTGAGCTGTAGATATTTATCTACTGGAGATACTAATTGTTTTTAATTAATTCAATAAGCTCTACCAGATTTTCAATATCCAATTTCTCGAAAATCCTTTTCTTAATGGTGCTTACCGTGTTTTGTTTCACATCGAGGTTATTGGCAATTTCAAGGTTTCCGTAGCCTTCAGCGTACAGTTTTGCAATTTGAAGTTCTCTTTCCGTTAAAGACAACAAAGGGTTGATAAGCTTAGGATTGTGCATAGAATTCATCAGTAAAGCCTGGGTTGCAGGAGAAATATATTCTCCGTTTTCCAGCATTTTTCGGATGGCACTTTCAATTTCGTCTTCTTCATTCATCTTACTCAGAAAACCGTTGGCTCCCGCGTTCAGATATTTAAGCGCATGTTTGTCCTCCTCTATTCCTGTAAAAATCAGAATTTTTATTTCGGGTTTTATTTTTTTTATTTCAGGTAAAATGCTCAGGCTGTTTCCATCGGGGAAATGGGCGTCTATGATCGCCAGATCTATCGGATTTGTTTTTAAAGACTCCAATGCCTGCTGCAAATTTGATGCATGAAAAATTTCAAAATCCGGGTTAATATCTTCCAGGAGAAAAACAATGCCCTGTCTTATCAGACTGTGGTCATCTGCGAGTAGAATAGATTTATGATCTGGTTGATTCATTTTTAAGATTTAAATTAATAGAGAAAGTTACGGTTGTCCCTTTGTTTACCTCGCTTGCTACGGATATTTTGCCTGAGTATAATTCTACAATTTCCTTACACAGGCTAAGTCCCAAACCTGCTCCAAGATTTTCTATATCCTCCGACAATACTCCCTGATAATAAGGCTCGAATATTTTTTCGAGATCCGTCTTGGAAATTCCGGCGCCGGTATCACTTATTATGGTTGTTAAAGCAACAGTATTTTCATCAACTGGTTCGGCTGTAGTCGTTACACTGATCTGTCCGTTTTCGGTAAACTTATTGGCATTCCCGAGAATATTCATAAAAACCTGATTGATCTTTGTATTATCAGAATACA
Protein-coding regions in this window:
- a CDS encoding type II toxin-antitoxin system RelE/ParE family toxin yields the protein MGLEILWSQFAEDKLYDIFHYYKFKAGIKIAKKIVNEIVDKTLILEQNSQAGQIEELLIERKQEFRYLVSGNYKIIYYINLKTKRIIIANVFDTRQNPLKLNETK
- a CDS encoding 2Fe-2S iron-sulfur cluster-binding family protein encodes the protein MSDINIKITDREGVTHDVIAPTDMSMNLMEIIRSYELAEEGTIGVCGGMAMCASCQVYVINDPGLEPMGDEEDAMLAEAFHVKENSRLGCQLHMAMNMEGLEVEIAPYP
- a CDS encoding aminoacyl-histidine dipeptidase, with the protein product MELSNIEPQIIWKNFSKLNAVPRPSKKEEKVIAFIKEFGENLGLETTVDEVGNVIIKKPATTGMENLKSVVLQSHLDMVCQKNNDVNFDFETEGIKMEIDGDWVKAKGTTLGADNGLGVATIMSILESSDIPHPALEALFTIDEETGMTGALGLKPGQLTGDILLNLDTEEDDEIDIGCAGGIDVTITQTYEVEPAKGQIVRFEVKGLQGGHSGMDIHKGLGNSNIILGRLLYTALDKENIQLISIDGGGLRNAIPREAVAIVSVRNANEFIEELTTGLKKEILEEFATIEPGIQINIENSTTSEKAISEADSKKIILTLKALHNGVYRMSPDVKDLVESSNNVARVELKSGALKILNLSRSSVESTKYSVAEQLKSVAELAGMNTEFSGSYPGWKPKPGSEIVQLMEKIYVEKFTEKPHVVACHAGLECGIIGANYPEMEMVSFGPTIRGAHSPDEKANIPSTQKFWTFLKDILANIPSK
- a CDS encoding NAD(P)/FAD-dependent oxidoreductase is translated as MITTDILIIGAGPTGLFAVFEAGLLKMKCHIIDALPQPGGQLAELYPKKPIFDIPGYPSVNAGELVDNLMEQIKQFQPGFTLGETAVSYTKVDDEWFEVVTNKGTVHRAKAIAIAGGLGTFEPRKPTIENIADYEEKGLEYFVKEPEHFRNKKVVIAGGGDSALDWSIFLSNVASEVTLIHRRNEFRGALDSVEKVQELKNQGKIKLITPAEVTAIKGDGKVEGITVEVDGQEAYDIETDYFIPLFGLTPKLGEIGNWGLNIEKNAIVVNNALDYQTNIDGIYAIGDINTYPGKLKLILCGFHEATLMCQSVYNRLNPGKKYVLKYTTVSGVDGFDGSRKEAEKAVVKKID
- a CDS encoding tetratricopeptide repeat protein encodes the protein MTKKLLLIFGLLLFSKHFSQSEKLIGEWFLDRTVKSDGNNLEINNPKYSMFLTYKINPNELMINNIKFKAKFSVDQIKLDNRNFKYWFEKDYLLIQEGNEISLFLKADNFIKKYPEFEPKVEIRNNDSVIVANQIIHPIFNNEKTFDDFIIPLMTQESSKNMNDLYFNAEYILTKDNKITDIKIINKRTPQYDSQFIQALKKAEKYYENPYKKNLLIVEEKHFLKWYDDLKDNSEKELHNYIYEGSGFYDNNNFEKAIEKLSKIDQLDIKDNKFMMNIHDAYIKLGISYLALGKNDQACINFRKAGNLTDFAVRNYLKDFCK
- a CDS encoding DUF5916 domain-containing protein, giving the protein MILFIVLLSVFTFAQKKENDNIVRKKIVITKTASSPKIDGILDDAEWQNAPVATNFIERNPNNGKPQADSIKTEVKILYDDTGIYFGAQMYDPTPGKIAKELTERDGISNDDFFGVALNGYNDKQQSLEFVVTAAGVQFDAKLTTDGEDDTWNSIWYSGAKINEKGWSAEIKIPYSELRFPKSNVQEWGMNIFRRIQRIKASYDWNFVDNAKNSYTLFDGVLQGIENINPPTRLSFTPYFSTYVNSFDGKTTANFNGGMDVKYGINDAFTFDMTLIPDFGQANFDNSILNLTPFEQQFSEQRTFFTEGTELFSKGGMFYSRRVGGEPTAYPTISANEEVTEYPSKVKLFNAFKISGRTKKGLGIGFFNGVTQRMEATIVNNETGETRKEVVEPWTNYNVLVFDQRFNGNSSVSLVNTNVTRDGSFRDANATGILWDLNNKKNTYKTFGSLKGSWVMNGETKFGTRGEAGFEKIAGKHRFSINGNVTTKDWDINDVGFSTKTNFANYNVWYGYRILQPTKTFNNIYLNFNLNYYHRLEPFIFQNFVFNHNNSFTDKNFRNFGGGIEFTPLGQNDIYEPRTFGRHLKVPGYFDSWVWFESDTRKKLQYNFTVDYYAFDQKGRNQIFTNFGLRYRFSDKFNVNWSFNPSFSNNETGFAGKNDTDIFIGRRQRNTYENALTSKYTFNEKIALTLTFRHYFSDVTYKQFYTLNQDGSLTNTDNFTNNLNGTYNAWNVDLRFSWWFAPGSQLTLLYRNATSNYLDISRLNVTKNYDMLFSEPTVNNFSLKLTYFLDYNRIKNWTKKKNKS
- a CDS encoding LOG family protein, whose translation is MKNITVFCGSSFGSDPIFEEQAILLGQTLAKQNIQLVYGGSNTGLMKAVADGALNEGGKVTGVLPHFLQSKEIAHKSLTELILVETMHERKTKMNELCDGVIVLPGGYGTLEEFFEMITWAQLGLHKKPIGILNINGFYDDLIRLVQTMVDKGFLKQINRDMLLISDNIDELLEKMRNYEAPSVGKWISKEEV
- a CDS encoding response regulator — encoded protein: MNQPDHKSILLADDHSLIRQGIVFLLEDINPDFEIFHASNLQQALESLKTNPIDLAIIDAHFPDGNSLSILPEIKKIKPEIKILIFTGIEEDKHALKYLNAGANGFLSKMNEEDEIESAIRKMLENGEYISPATQALLMNSMHNPKLINPLLSLTERELQIAKLYAEGYGNLEIANNLDVKQNTVSTIKKRIFEKLDIENLVELIELIKNN
- a CDS encoding DUF3108 domain-containing protein; the protein is MKKLLSLLTIFVFYLGFAQIDNIADGESIKFRIHYGFLNAGTATLVTQKTTYKGVPHLYAKGTGETTGAVKAFFKVEDLYESFINVQTGLPSFYVRNVKEGSYRQHFETVFNHDNNTLILTDKKTPANGSKVIKSVKGVQDMLSCFYYLRSKSPSELKPGTVMNMNVWIDDEMFPFQLKVVGTENLKTKFGTINCLKIIPSVKSGRVFKEKEGVTMWVSNDANHIPMLLKAELAVGSLKASIDEIKNVKYPLKFSK